In Sebaldella termitidis ATCC 33386, one DNA window encodes the following:
- a CDS encoding dihydrodipicolinate synthase family protein — protein sequence MTKFYVASVTPFDIDNKINEKVSEELMNMHINQGADGFFIGGSSAENFLMTEEERLKSFELAGKFKDKTDLIAHIGDISTDKAIFYAEYVKKLGYKKISAVPPFYFGFGQKEIADYFYDISNAVDMPVIYYNIPINTHKEIDLNNSDTLKLLKSGAISGIKHTNFDINQIERIKNVNNNLHCFGGLEQNMLPFLSFDCDGFIGSTFNFMLPHYKKIASLYSEHNKEALTLQTKANNIMSVIWNIGLFPAIKYILTKQGIDVGTARKPFIQLTDEEKKIIDKVIAENLCN from the coding sequence TTGACTAAATTTTATGTTGCCTCAGTAACACCTTTTGACATTGATAATAAAATCAATGAGAAGGTATCGGAGGAATTAATGAATATGCACATTAATCAAGGTGCGGACGGATTTTTTATCGGCGGCAGCAGTGCTGAAAATTTCTTAATGACTGAAGAAGAAAGATTAAAATCATTTGAACTGGCGGGAAAATTTAAGGACAAGACTGATTTAATTGCACATATTGGTGACATTAGTACTGATAAAGCAATATTTTATGCCGAATATGTAAAAAAACTCGGATACAAAAAAATATCAGCTGTTCCTCCTTTTTATTTTGGATTTGGTCAAAAGGAAATTGCAGATTATTTTTATGACATTTCAAATGCTGTCGACATGCCTGTAATATATTATAATATTCCTATAAATACTCATAAGGAAATTGATCTGAACAACAGTGATACTTTAAAATTATTAAAGTCCGGAGCAATCAGCGGAATCAAGCATACTAATTTTGATATTAACCAGATCGAGAGAATAAAGAATGTTAATAATAATCTGCACTGTTTCGGAGGATTAGAACAAAATATGCTGCCGTTCTTATCATTTGACTGTGATGGTTTTATTGGAAGTACCTTTAATTTTATGCTCCCGCATTATAAAAAGATAGCTTCACTATATTCGGAGCATAATAAAGAGGCATTAACACTACAGACAAAGGCCAACAATATTATGTCGGTTATTTGGAACATCGGATTATTTCCGGCTATAAAATATATTCTTACAAAGCAGGGTATTGATGTCGGAACTGCAAGAAAACCTTTTATTCAATTAACAGATGAAGAGAAAAAAATAATCGACAAAGTAATTGCTGAAAATTTATGTAATTAA
- a CDS encoding IclR family transcriptional regulator has protein sequence MSKVKSANRTFRFLEFLANNRSGLTFTEIQNALEAPKSSVFSLIKEFLENDYIMYDEEAKKYYAGIEFVKLCAVCIGNIDLSQVLSILTKELSQEINQTCHVGIIDNKSIVYLSKYEVNNELSLMYNVGLRLPAHCTSVGKMLLSQYSNEEIKELYKDYTFQKLTEYSVGDIDTLIDNLNKIRNDHYALELREANMYAGCVALPLYQQNKMFAAFSVTFPAYTLEQADLKPILEIMNKHKKLTENRLFSF, from the coding sequence ATGTCAAAAGTAAAATCGGCAAATAGAACTTTTAGATTCCTTGAATTTTTAGCCAATAACAGAAGCGGACTAACTTTTACGGAAATACAAAATGCTTTGGAAGCACCTAAAAGCTCTGTGTTTAGTCTAATAAAAGAATTTTTGGAAAATGACTACATAATGTATGATGAAGAGGCAAAAAAATATTATGCAGGAATTGAATTTGTAAAGCTTTGTGCTGTATGTATAGGTAATATTGACTTATCACAGGTACTTTCGATTTTGACCAAGGAACTAAGTCAGGAGATAAATCAAACCTGTCATGTCGGAATTATTGACAATAAAAGCATTGTTTATTTATCAAAATATGAAGTCAATAACGAATTGTCATTGATGTATAATGTAGGTTTACGGCTTCCTGCACATTGTACTTCTGTGGGCAAAATGCTTTTAAGCCAGTATTCGAATGAAGAAATAAAAGAGCTGTATAAAGACTATACTTTTCAAAAGCTAACTGAATATTCAGTGGGCGATATAGATACTCTTATTGACAACTTAAATAAAATCAGAAACGATCATTATGCACTTGAATTAAGAGAAGCAAATATGTATGCCGGCTGTGTCGCTTTACCGCTTTACCAGCAAAATAAAATGTTTGCAGCTTTTAGTGTGACTTTTCCCGCTTATACTTTGGAACAGGCGGACTTAAAGCCCATTTTGGAAATAATGAACAAACATAAAAAACTGACTGAAAACAGATTATTTTCTTTTTGA
- a CDS encoding L-rhamnose mutarotase: MANIQRFGSVSKVKPEKLEYYKKLHANPWPQINSMIKECNIQNYSIYYNDGYLFTYFEYIGNDYEADMAKMASDPETQRWWAECIPCLNPLSDDGPWLNMERVYRLD; the protein is encoded by the coding sequence ATGGCAAATATACAAAGATTCGGAAGTGTTTCAAAAGTAAAACCTGAAAAGCTCGAATATTACAAAAAGCTGCATGCTAATCCATGGCCGCAGATTAACAGTATGATTAAAGAATGTAATATTCAAAACTATTCCATTTATTATAATGACGGGTATTTATTTACTTATTTTGAATATATTGGAAATGACTATGAAGCTGATATGGCTAAAATGGCATCTGACCCTGAGACCCAGAGATGGTGGGCAGAATGCATACCCTGCCTGAACCCTCTGTCAGATGACGGTCCCTGGCTTAATATGGAAAGAGTTTACAGATTAGATTAA
- a CDS encoding PTS mannose/fructose/sorbose/N-acetylgalactosamine transporter subunit IIC: MCYKQRRKFMVKVFLIFLIACFGYSDYFTGKSLQTRPLVLGPLVGLIMGDLQAGCVIGATLELAMMGAVGVGAALPPEVVSGGILGTAFAIAGHKDAGMAIALGLPIAMLVMLLRNFLFIVVVPLFANRADKYAEAGDIKGVSRMHWFGGIFGMYLPLALLVAVSYYLGISVMEQVLNTIPQFVQDGLSISAGILPALGFAILLRMILNKKIAAFLVIGFLLTAYMNLPVLGVAIMAICIIMLISYGNLGNKTGIISAGEMEAEDDDF; the protein is encoded by the coding sequence ATGTGTTATAAACAAAGGAGGAAGTTTATGGTAAAAGTATTTTTAATTTTTTTAATTGCTTGTTTTGGATATAGTGATTATTTTACAGGAAAATCACTGCAAACAAGACCTCTGGTATTAGGTCCTTTGGTAGGCTTAATTATGGGAGATTTACAGGCAGGTTGTGTTATTGGTGCAACACTAGAACTTGCTATGATGGGAGCAGTAGGTGTTGGAGCAGCACTGCCTCCTGAAGTAGTATCCGGCGGTATTCTTGGAACTGCATTTGCAATTGCAGGTCATAAAGATGCAGGGATGGCTATTGCTTTAGGATTACCTATTGCCATGCTTGTTATGTTACTTCGTAATTTTTTATTTATTGTGGTTGTTCCGTTGTTTGCTAACCGGGCAGATAAATATGCAGAAGCCGGAGATATAAAAGGAGTATCAAGAATGCATTGGTTTGGAGGTATTTTTGGTATGTATCTTCCGCTCGCTCTTCTTGTTGCTGTTTCTTATTATCTTGGCATCAGTGTTATGGAACAGGTGCTTAATACAATTCCTCAATTTGTACAGGATGGTCTGAGCATCTCAGCAGGAATTCTTCCGGCACTAGGATTTGCTATTCTTCTCCGAATGATTCTGAATAAGAAAATTGCGGCATTCCTGGTTATTGGTTTTTTGCTCACTGCTTATATGAATCTCCCTGTTCTCGGAGTAGCTATCATGGCAATATGTATTATTATGCTGATCTCTTACGGAAATCTTGGAAATAAAACCGGTATTATTAGTGCTGGAGAAATGGAGGCGGAAGATGATGACTTCTAA
- a CDS encoding MATE family efflux transporter: protein MNENILEVTQKQQQKFNRTLAAMVIPIAFQNFMTAMVSASDAVMLGFLEQEALAAVSLAGQITFILNLCITVLVQGTTILAAQYWGKGERNTVEMILALAVKYVIIVVTIFLICTFVFPEQIMGMLTNEPALIERGAEYLQIVGFSYVPLGLSQMYLCIMKNSQKYADWFFFNDIEYHIQCDFYIWNIRNSGYGNSGCCHSNCISCVYSAGMDIK from the coding sequence GTGAATGAGAATATACTGGAGGTAACCCAGAAACAACAGCAGAAATTTAACCGTACCTTGGCTGCGATGGTTATTCCCATAGCATTTCAAAATTTTATGACAGCTATGGTAAGTGCTTCTGATGCGGTAATGCTTGGATTTTTGGAACAGGAAGCATTAGCAGCAGTTTCTTTGGCTGGGCAGATAACTTTCATTTTGAATTTATGCATAACTGTTCTGGTACAGGGAACAACAATACTGGCAGCACAATATTGGGGGAAAGGAGAACGGAATACAGTTGAAATGATTCTTGCGCTGGCTGTAAAATATGTAATAATTGTAGTGACCATATTTTTAATATGTACTTTTGTTTTTCCGGAACAGATTATGGGGATGCTGACGAATGAGCCGGCATTAATTGAACGGGGGGCAGAGTACCTCCAGATTGTAGGATTTTCGTATGTACCTCTCGGACTGTCACAGATGTATCTCTGTATTATGAAAAACAGCCAAAAGTACGCTGATTGGTTCTTCTTCAATGATATTGAATATCATATTCAATGTGATTTTTATATTTGGAATATTCGGAATTCCGGGTATGGGAATTCCGGGTGCTGCCATAGCAACTGTATTAGCTGTGTGTATTCAGCTGGTATGGACATTAAGTGA
- a CDS encoding MATE family efflux transporter, translating into MGIPGAAIATVLAVCIQLVWTLSESIKQNSIKIKVSYLFHTDKTIQKDFNRYTLPIVGNYFFWGGGVTIFSAIIGHLGNDAVAASSLVNIVRNTLACVSKGLGTAGVILVGNELGKNNIGLAKHSVKLAGIIGVVTCILLILMRPLILKFSGLTETATGYLSGMLLICSYYMIAGSINNMVIGGIFCAGGKSKFGCICDGVVLWLIVMPAALSAAFYFKLPVLAVYFILCLDECIKIPIVFWYYRKYTWAQNLTKR; encoded by the coding sequence ATGGGAATTCCGGGTGCTGCCATAGCAACTGTATTAGCTGTGTGTATTCAGCTGGTATGGACATTAAGTGAATCTATAAAACAAAATAGTATAAAAATCAAGGTGTCTTATCTTTTTCATACAGATAAAACAATTCAAAAAGATTTTAATCGATATACCCTGCCGATTGTCGGCAACTATTTTTTCTGGGGCGGGGGAGTGACGATTTTTTCAGCAATTATAGGACATCTAGGCAATGATGCTGTAGCAGCCAGCTCTCTTGTGAATATTGTGCGGAATACTCTTGCCTGTGTATCTAAAGGTCTTGGTACTGCAGGTGTGATTTTGGTGGGAAATGAATTAGGGAAGAATAATATCGGACTGGCAAAACATTCTGTAAAATTAGCGGGTATCATAGGTGTAGTTACCTGCATACTTTTAATTTTAATGCGTCCCCTGATTTTAAAGTTTTCCGGTCTCACAGAAACTGCAACCGGATATCTTTCTGGAATGCTTTTGATTTGCAGCTACTATATGATAGCAGGTTCTATTAATAATATGGTAATCGGCGGTATATTCTGTGCAGGAGGAAAATCAAAATTCGGGTGTATTTGTGATGGGGTAGTGCTGTGGCTGATTGTAATGCCTGCTGCATTATCAGCAGCATTTTACTTTAAACTTCCGGTACTTGCAGTTTATTTTATCTTATGTCTTGATGAGTGTATCAAAATACCAATTGTTTTCTGGTATTACAGGAAATATACATGGGCACAGAATCTGACAAAACGGTAA
- a CDS encoding extracellular solute-binding protein: MGIKLKGITWAHTRGYVPMVATAQRFNELNPEIEIEWEKRSLRDFENAPVEQLAEKYDLLIIDHPWAGFASKNGVLIPLEKYLSKDFLDDQLKNSVGQSHLSYNFDGFQSALAVDAACPVCVYRPKYFADKNLPKDWNELLELAKTGIVIFAGQPIYLLMDFYMLCSTLSDNLFKTDKVIDDDTGILVLEKMRELAGYCTKEIFSWNTIKVNEILSSESDYYYCPYVYGFSNYSRAGYARHILKAGDIIQYEGRQMSAVLGGTGLAVSSKCRNIGAAIKYVEFTASKEIQKTLLFDNGGQPGHREAWLDNEVNRRSLNFFKDTLKTLDNSYLRPRYDGYLYFQDNAGEIVRDFIKDGGNVKDTLEKINSLYKKSRSK, from the coding sequence ATGGGTATAAAATTAAAAGGAATAACATGGGCGCATACCAGAGGGTATGTTCCTATGGTTGCCACAGCACAAAGATTTAACGAACTTAATCCGGAAATTGAAATAGAATGGGAAAAACGCTCTCTCAGAGATTTTGAAAATGCTCCTGTGGAACAATTGGCTGAAAAATATGACTTACTGATTATTGATCATCCGTGGGCTGGATTTGCATCAAAAAACGGCGTTTTAATTCCGCTTGAAAAATATTTATCCAAAGATTTTTTAGATGATCAGCTTAAAAATTCCGTTGGCCAGTCTCATTTGAGCTATAATTTTGACGGGTTTCAGAGTGCCTTGGCTGTTGATGCCGCCTGTCCAGTTTGTGTTTACAGACCTAAATACTTTGCTGATAAAAATCTGCCTAAAGACTGGAATGAATTATTGGAATTAGCGAAAACAGGTATAGTTATTTTTGCAGGACAGCCGATTTATCTATTGATGGATTTCTACATGCTCTGTTCTACATTAAGTGATAACCTGTTTAAAACAGATAAAGTTATTGATGATGATACTGGTATTTTGGTATTAGAAAAGATGCGGGAGCTTGCCGGTTACTGTACAAAAGAAATTTTCAGCTGGAATACAATAAAAGTTAATGAAATTCTGTCTTCAGAATCGGATTATTATTACTGCCCTTATGTTTACGGCTTTTCCAATTATTCAAGAGCCGGATATGCCAGGCATATTTTGAAAGCTGGCGATATCATTCAATATGAGGGAAGACAAATGAGTGCTGTATTAGGCGGAACAGGTTTGGCAGTTTCGAGCAAATGCAGGAATATTGGCGCTGCAATAAAATATGTTGAATTCACCGCTTCCAAAGAAATTCAAAAAACTTTGTTATTTGATAACGGCGGACAGCCGGGACACAGAGAAGCCTGGCTTGATAATGAAGTCAACAGAAGAAGTCTGAATTTCTTCAAGGATACACTCAAAACACTTGATAATTCTTATTTAAGACCACGTTATGACGGCTATTTATATTTTCAGGATAATGCCGGAGAGATAGTCAGAGATTT
- a CDS encoding Gfo/Idh/MocA family protein codes for MVKNVSEMTYAPVTPDNAKNIVIIGAGGIVSGTHLPAYKIADYPVKAIYDIDFEKAKKVAQENDIPNVFETLEEIIDFGVKNDAVFDIAVPASVLGDILENIPEGSAVLMQKPMGENIEQADRIMKICREKKLTAGVNFQLRQAPYMIAARKLIEDGVIGEIVDIDWRVVELHPWYLWSFLFGLPRMEILYHSIHYIDAIRSIIGDPDKVFSKTMPHPKMENLSQTRTSIIMDYGNTIRVNLHINHCHDYALDYQESTLKIEGLKGAIRITLGLILDYPAGRPDKLEYITDDGKGWREVEIQGSWFPEAFIGTMGGLMKKIEDPDYNYMNSIDEAYKTMCVVESCYESNEIGGLKVKY; via the coding sequence ATGGTAAAAAATGTATCTGAAATGACTTACGCACCTGTTACACCTGATAATGCAAAAAATATTGTTATAATCGGAGCAGGCGGGATTGTATCAGGAACTCATCTGCCGGCATATAAAATTGCTGACTATCCTGTTAAAGCTATTTATGATATTGATTTTGAAAAAGCTAAAAAAGTGGCACAGGAAAATGATATTCCCAATGTCTTTGAAACGCTGGAAGAAATTATTGATTTCGGTGTAAAAAATGATGCAGTATTTGATATAGCTGTTCCGGCTTCTGTCTTAGGAGATATCCTTGAAAACATTCCGGAAGGTTCTGCTGTATTAATGCAGAAACCTATGGGTGAAAATATTGAACAAGCTGACAGAATCATGAAAATATGCAGAGAAAAAAAATTAACAGCAGGTGTTAATTTTCAATTGCGTCAAGCCCCTTATATGATTGCAGCCAGAAAGTTAATCGAAGACGGGGTTATCGGTGAAATAGTCGATATTGACTGGAGAGTAGTCGAATTACATCCGTGGTATTTGTGGAGCTTCTTATTCGGACTGCCTCGTATGGAAATATTATATCACAGTATTCATTATATCGATGCTATCCGAAGTATAATCGGAGATCCTGATAAAGTATTCAGCAAAACCATGCCGCATCCCAAAATGGAAAACCTCAGTCAGACAAGAACCTCTATCATTATGGATTATGGTAACACAATAAGAGTAAATTTACATATTAACCATTGCCACGATTATGCCCTCGACTATCAGGAAAGTACTTTAAAAATTGAAGGGCTAAAAGGTGCCATAAGAATAACCCTCGGATTAATTTTAGATTATCCTGCAGGACGTCCTGACAAGCTTGAGTATATTACTGATGACGGAAAAGGCTGGAGAGAAGTAGAAATTCAAGGTTCTTGGTTCCCAGAAGCATTTATAGGTACAATGGGCGGACTTATGAAAAAAATAGAAGACCCTGATTATAACTACATGAATAGTATTGACGAAGCTTATAAGACTATGTGTGTCGTGGAATCCTGCTACGAATCAAATGAAATAGGCGGACTTAAAGTAAAATATTAA
- a CDS encoding LysR family transcriptional regulator, with the protein MEIRVLRYFLAIAREGSITNAANFLHVTQPTLSRQIKDLEDELGKKLFVRGSHNMSLTREGIIFYKRAEEIISMVDKTEAEFKTMEDSIAGDIYIGGGETEAIKLIAEVISELRENYPNIHYHLYSGNAFDVTERIDCGLLDFGILIQPADISKYDYIHIPAKDTWGVVMRKDSHLAEKKFVTKYDLLKLPLICSRQAVSDSSTGNEFADWFGRDFKKLDIVTTFNLIYNAAIMVEAGIGYAITIDKIANTTVGSNLCFRPLEPKLNSDLDIIWKKHQVFSSAAELFLKRIMTHFQK; encoded by the coding sequence ATGGAAATACGGGTTCTTCGTTATTTTTTAGCTATAGCCAGAGAAGGAAGCATCACAAATGCTGCTAATTTTCTTCATGTAACACAGCCTACGCTATCTCGTCAAATCAAAGACTTAGAAGATGAGCTGGGAAAAAAACTGTTTGTCCGCGGCAGCCATAATATGTCACTTACCAGAGAGGGAATTATATTTTACAAAAGAGCAGAGGAAATCATATCTATGGTGGATAAAACCGAAGCTGAATTTAAAACTATGGAAGATTCAATTGCAGGAGACATTTATATTGGCGGCGGAGAGACCGAGGCTATAAAACTAATTGCAGAAGTTATCAGTGAATTACGGGAAAACTACCCAAACATACACTATCATCTTTACAGCGGCAATGCATTTGATGTAACAGAGCGAATTGACTGCGGATTATTAGACTTCGGAATTCTTATCCAGCCGGCAGATATTTCTAAATATGATTATATTCATATTCCGGCAAAAGATACATGGGGTGTTGTTATGAGAAAGGACAGTCATTTAGCAGAAAAAAAATTTGTTACAAAATATGATTTATTAAAATTGCCGTTGATATGCTCCAGACAGGCTGTATCAGACAGCAGCACAGGAAATGAATTTGCTGATTGGTTTGGCAGAGATTTTAAAAAGCTGGATATTGTAACTACCTTCAATCTTATTTATAACGCCGCTATTATGGTAGAAGCCGGAATTGGATATGCTATCACAATTGATAAAATTGCCAACACAACAGTAGGCAGCAACCTTTGTTTTCGCCCGCTGGAACCAAAATTAAACTCCGATCTGGATATAATTTGGAAGAAACATCAGGTATTTTCTTCTGCGGCTGAACTATTTTTAAAAAGAATTATGACACATTTTCAGAAATAA
- a CDS encoding amidohydrolase family protein, producing MIKIIDTHLHIWDRNYLNLPWLDGDTSVLSRNYSLADYENSLNEKTLYKVEKAVYIEVDVLDSQKEKENELIIDLCRIKGTLIKGAVISGDLTKESFADYIKKYNDIKCIKGVRQVLHVPSAKPKTCLSEIFIKNVKLLGKLGLVFEGCVRVEELGDLYMLAKECRDTVIILNHMGIVDPDIISSVTPTDKETKYKEDWIKNLKDLASLSNVVCKISGLNPAGEWNTDTLRPSVNTALDIFGENRVMFASNYPVCNISTKLDPWIKAVIEITKDRTEKFVNKLFYENANKIYKL from the coding sequence ATGATTAAAATTATTGATACGCACCTTCATATCTGGGACAGAAATTATTTGAACCTGCCATGGCTTGACGGTGATACAAGTGTACTCTCAAGAAATTATTCTTTAGCTGATTATGAAAATTCTTTAAATGAAAAGACTCTTTATAAAGTGGAAAAGGCAGTGTATATCGAAGTTGATGTTTTAGACAGCCAAAAAGAAAAAGAAAATGAACTTATTATTGATCTTTGCCGGATTAAGGGCACTTTAATCAAAGGAGCTGTTATTTCAGGTGATTTAACTAAAGAAAGTTTTGCGGACTATATCAAAAAATATAATGACATCAAATGTATCAAGGGAGTCCGGCAGGTTCTTCATGTTCCTTCTGCTAAGCCAAAAACTTGTTTAAGTGAAATTTTCATAAAAAATGTTAAGCTTCTGGGGAAACTGGGACTGGTTTTTGAAGGCTGTGTCCGTGTAGAAGAGCTGGGCGACTTGTACATGCTGGCTAAAGAATGCAGAGATACTGTGATAATTTTGAATCATATGGGTATTGTTGATCCTGATATTATAAGCTCTGTCACTCCTACCGACAAAGAAACAAAATATAAAGAAGACTGGATAAAAAATTTAAAGGATTTGGCATCATTATCTAATGTTGTCTGTAAAATATCCGGTCTTAATCCGGCAGGCGAGTGGAATACAGATACTCTCCGGCCGTCTGTAAATACTGCTTTAGATATTTTCGGCGAAAACAGGGTTATGTTCGCAAGCAATTACCCGGTTTGTAATATATCTACTAAGCTGGATCCCTGGATCAAAGCAGTAATTGAAATTACAAAAGACAGAACAGAGAAATTTGTAAATAAACTTTTTTATGAAAATGCAAATAAAATATATAAATTATAA
- a CDS encoding PTS system mannose/fructose/sorbose family transporter subunit IID, producing the protein MMTSNTQNIKPNIEETAVITKKDLRKVFWKSLPFEISWNYVRQDHMGFAYSMTPILEKLYNTKEEKAEALKRHMEFFNITVYFSTLVLGIVTAMEERRAKDPDFDTASINNVKVSLMGPLSGIGDSIFLGTLRIITAGIGASLAMNGSILGAVVFLLLYNIPAFAVRYIGMMKGYQVGTDLLDKIQKSGLMDKVSKMTGILGLMTIGSMIATMVTVHVPLKFGSGDAVTTLQSILDSIMPCFLPVCVTSVIYWLLGKNLKTTSILLGIITVSILCAFFNILTV; encoded by the coding sequence ATGATGACTTCTAATACACAAAATATAAAACCTAATATAGAGGAAACAGCTGTAATCACAAAAAAGGACTTAAGAAAAGTCTTCTGGAAATCTCTTCCTTTTGAAATTTCTTGGAATTATGTACGGCAGGATCATATGGGCTTTGCCTATTCCATGACTCCAATCCTTGAAAAATTATATAATACAAAAGAAGAAAAGGCAGAAGCCCTGAAACGTCACATGGAATTTTTTAATATTACTGTATATTTTTCAACATTAGTTTTAGGAATTGTAACTGCAATGGAGGAAAGACGTGCAAAGGATCCTGATTTTGACACAGCTTCAATTAATAATGTCAAGGTCAGTCTGATGGGGCCGCTGTCCGGAATCGGCGATTCTATATTTCTTGGAACGTTAAGAATTATTACTGCAGGTATCGGTGCATCACTGGCAATGAATGGGAGTATTTTAGGTGCGGTTGTCTTCTTGCTTCTTTACAATATTCCGGCCTTCGCTGTCCGATATATAGGAATGATGAAAGGCTACCAAGTGGGAACAGATTTATTGGATAAAATACAGAAATCCGGTTTAATGGATAAAGTTAGTAAAATGACTGGAATACTTGGTTTAATGACAATAGGTTCTATGATAGCTACAATGGTTACTGTGCATGTACCTCTAAAATTCGGTTCAGGAGATGCAGTAACAACATTACAGTCAATTTTAGATTCTATCATGCCATGTTTTCTGCCTGTCTGTGTAACAAGTGTAATTTATTGGCTGTTAGGAAAAAATCTCAAAACTACAAGTATCTTACTCGGAATTATTACAGTATCTATTCTATGTGCCTTCTTCAATATTCTTACTGTATAA
- the rhaT gene encoding L-rhamnose/proton symporter RhaT, producing the protein MFIYGFGVLLLACLFQGSFGICFKKYQPFSWEAFWALFSIIGVLFIPHMWAYIEVPNYMEYILQTPAHVLFIGALAGFFWGISAIWYSRAIDTIGVSLTSGINVGASTILGSLIPMVILKTVPAANVLMVLLTGQAIMLLGVGALTKAGLMKGSADSAGKGSSSAMKAGIILALISGLGSASLNIAYSYTQVPVQNAIADGIPAISASLISWPVVFFGGFLANFFFALSKLIKNKTYNNYFEKGCGIAYAKVILTSFVWFAALAIYGKASSMLGPLGPVVGWISFNGIALVIANSWGLKDGEWKGYPEAKKVMLIGNGILILSFIVLGIANGM; encoded by the coding sequence ATGTTTATTTATGGTTTTGGAGTATTATTATTGGCATGTCTATTCCAAGGAAGCTTTGGAATTTGTTTTAAAAAATATCAGCCGTTTTCATGGGAAGCTTTTTGGGCATTATTTTCTATTATAGGGGTTTTATTTATTCCACACATGTGGGCATACATAGAAGTTCCGAATTATATGGAGTATATTTTACAAACACCGGCTCATGTATTATTTATAGGAGCACTGGCAGGCTTTTTCTGGGGAATCAGCGCTATTTGGTACAGCAGAGCTATTGACACTATCGGTGTCTCGCTGACTTCCGGAATCAATGTCGGTGCTTCGACTATTTTAGGAAGCTTAATTCCAATGGTTATATTAAAAACTGTACCTGCCGCAAATGTTCTGATGGTATTACTGACTGGTCAGGCGATTATGCTATTAGGGGTCGGTGCATTAACTAAAGCAGGCTTAATGAAAGGCTCTGCTGATTCTGCCGGTAAAGGTTCGTCTTCTGCCATGAAAGCCGGTATTATTCTTGCTCTTATTTCCGGTTTAGGAAGTGCCTCTTTAAATATAGCCTATTCTTATACACAAGTTCCGGTGCAAAATGCAATTGCCGACGGAATTCCGGCAATCAGTGCAAGTCTGATTTCATGGCCTGTTGTATTTTTCGGCGGGTTTCTGGCTAACTTCTTTTTTGCCCTATCAAAATTAATCAAAAACAAAACATATAATAACTATTTTGAAAAAGGCTGCGGAATCGCTTATGCAAAAGTTATACTTACTTCTTTTGTATGGTTTGCGGCACTTGCAATTTATGGTAAAGCATCATCAATGCTGGGACCTTTAGGACCTGTTGTCGGCTGGATATCATTTAACGGTATTGCACTTGTAATAGCTAATTCATGGGGTTTAAAGGACGGAGAATGGAAGGGTTATCCGGAGGCTAAAAAAGTTATGCTTATCGGTAACGGTATATTGATTCTGTCATTTATTGTACTTGGTATAGCTAACGGCATGTAA